One window of the Candidatus Methylomirabilota bacterium genome contains the following:
- a CDS encoding OmpH family outer membrane protein, translated as MKTNVSVVGVLGKCSIAFLSAGLAFSVPSAAFGQQLQKIGVVDFREVAFGSKVGKAAKARLEKLAEKLNKEVKAEDAKLLARQKDLEAATSRLTPAERQNRAATLERDEATFQRLIEDKTEELKKAEAESVTDLARQIDLILKAYAAEKGFTVVLEARRPGILYFAKNLDLSAEIIKRFDRASK; from the coding sequence ATGAAAACGAACGTCTCTGTTGTGGGTGTCCTTGGCAAGTGTTCCATCGCTTTTCTGAGCGCAGGTCTCGCTTTCTCCGTTCCGTCGGCAGCATTCGGCCAACAACTCCAAAAGATTGGCGTCGTGGACTTTCGGGAGGTAGCCTTTGGGTCCAAGGTCGGCAAAGCCGCCAAGGCGCGATTGGAGAAACTAGCAGAGAAGCTGAACAAAGAGGTAAAGGCCGAAGACGCAAAGCTGCTCGCTCGCCAGAAGGACCTTGAGGCGGCAACGTCCCGACTCACTCCCGCGGAGCGGCAGAACCGTGCCGCGACGCTGGAGCGTGACGAAGCAACCTTTCAACGCCTCATCGAGGATAAGACGGAGGAGCTGAAAAAGGCAGAGGCTGAGAGTGTTACGGATCTGGCCCGCCAGATCGATCTCATCCTGAAAGCCTACGCCGCCGAAAAAGGTTTTACCGTCGTCCTGGAGGCGCGGCGCCCGGGTATCTTGTACTTTGCCAAGAACCTCGACCTCAGTGCTGAGATCATCAAACGATTCGACCGGGCCTCGAAGTAG
- a CDS encoding DUF3568 family protein: MVFIGGGATGGVAGTTYAKGELEQVYAAPYHTVWDAALQALRTMNVTVSEMQKDQISAKAVGAELDDTSVTVTVLPVTKDTTSVRVRVGTFGDRPASERIHGEIAVVLKGAT; this comes from the coding sequence ATGGTTTTCATCGGCGGGGGCGCGACCGGAGGCGTAGCCGGGACCACCTATGCCAAGGGTGAACTGGAACAGGTCTACGCCGCTCCCTACCACACGGTGTGGGACGCAGCGCTCCAGGCCTTGAGGACCATGAACGTCACCGTCTCAGAAATGCAGAAAGACCAGATCAGTGCAAAGGCAGTTGGGGCGGAATTGGACGATACGTCCGTTACAGTCACCGTCTTACCGGTCACGAAAGATACGACCTCCGTTCGGGTTCGTGTCGGGACCTTCGGTGATCGCCCCGCCTCCGAGCGGATCCATGGCGAGATCGCCGTGGTTCTCAAGGGCGCAACCTGA